A stretch of DNA from Natrinema halophilum:
GGAATTTGTAACATCCGAATCGATACGCCGGAGACGACCGGGATCATGCCCGCGCACGCGAAAAACGTCCGACTGGAGAATATCTACGGCGACTACACCTACAATCACCATATCGACATCGTCTCGTCCAAAAACGTCGTAGTCGACGGCTACTGGGCGACTCGAGGCGGAGAAAGCGGGTCGGACGCGCCGGTGCAGTTCGACGCTCAGTATTCGGGAGCATCTTGGAACGGCGTGTGGGACGGCAGTGAGTACAGCCTCGTCACGGACGACGACACACCGACCAGGAGTTGTACCCTCACAAACTTCGTGATTGATCCGTCGAACGGCCCCGAGCACGGGGTCCACCTCCACCACGGCGGTAACGAGTCGATCACGGTCACGAACGGCTATATCACCGGTTGCGAGTATACGGCGATCAGAGCCGACCCCAACGAGGTGGTCACAGATCTGACGATCAACGACGTCTCATGTATCAACAACGCGAGAGGGATCACGTTAGGCCAGATCAAAAGCGGACGGCGAGAACTCACAGTCAGTAATACAACGATCAGGACCGACGATAGCGATCAGGCCGCCGGATCAGGGTTGTATGCTGCCGGATTCGACGGTGCTGCCATCTCGAACGTGAGCGTCGACGGTGCGTTTACGAACGCGATCATCTTCGACCACATGGACGATCTGAAAATGTGCAATATAACCGCAAAAGGAGCGGACGATCAGGCGTTCCGATTCCGAGAGAACGTCGACGTGACACTCACGACTGCTCGAGCAGCGGACTGCGGTACCGTCGGCATCTACTCAGGACCCGGCAGCAGCGTCGCCTATGGCGGCGTTACATTTGACAACGTTGAAAGCCGGGTAGAAGTTGACGGCGAGATTCGAGAGTGGAATTCGTCTTAAGTATCTCGCGCTTTTTCACCGTACTACATTCCAGTGTTAAAACATAAAGGCCATTTTTCGATGTAGCATAATTCTCGAACTAAGAATCAAAGAGCGCCCTTCTGTGAGGCTACACAAAACAGCGATGCATGACGTGGCGACACCATTGAATCCTGCACCCCCGTTCGGTTACAGGGGTAACCGGGTCGCAATCTTCCGGCTTTTCCAGAAGATGGTCAATCAGAACAACCTGGATGAAGATCCTGTTAACAACTGACCGGATCGAGTCGGCACCATTTCGCAAAAATCATCGCCTGTGAAAAGATGGAAGATGTTCCTTTAACAGCACAGCCGACAGAAAAATAGCTAGTGCCTTTCTCTCGAGTTCTATCACTATCTTGTCCGGGATGCCGATCACCCGGAACCTTGCACTCCGTATACATGAACAGCGTTGTCCGGTTTCCATTGAACGCTGCTCAAAATCCATCTGTCCGAGGATTGCTGCAAACTTCATTCATCGTGTCATCAACTGCAGTTTCTAGCTCTGTGATTGCAAATTACGATCTTGCATACACTACATAAACGATGGCAGAATTCGACCATGTCGGACAGCGAAGCGCTTTCCCGATTTCTGAAACCGTTTTTACGGCTGCATTCGTGGAGCGGAGAGTCTCGATTACTGCGGAGACTACCAGAAGCGCTGGAGTAGCTCAGGCTGGCAACGAAACTGGGATACAGGGGGAAATATCGATTGCTTTTGATCGGCATTGAAATCACCGATACCAACAGGTACACCACTTCTGCCAACTGCTTTCACAAGCTGAGTGCTCCTTCATTTCCGCTGAGAGGATATCTTTAGGTGTCTAAAAAATCGCTCTCGTCTCTGTCCTGGGCCTGTATTCTGGACTGAGTGACGTATTTAATGCATAGATAATGAAGTGTTCTTTCATCCTCTCCGAAGGTAGATACGTGGTGCAACGAACGATGCCGCTGCTTCGATCTTTCAGTAGCGGTCGAACGGGAATACTGGCTGTAAACGAAATTCAATGAAACGATGACTCGGACGTTTCGCCGTGAGGAGGCTGCATTGACTGGGAGTGACGCGAGCGAATCAATCGATCTAGAGACGCTGCTTATCGGTATCGATGCGGGCTGTTTGCCGGTCTTCGAGCGGTTGATCGAGGCCGATCGGATTCCGACCATCGAACGGCTCTGTTCTGAAGGTGTCTCGGCACCACTCGAGTCACAGATCCCACCGTGGACACCGAGTGCCTGGCCGTCGGTCTACACCGGGGTAAACCCAGGAAAACACGGTGTAGTCGGCTTCGTCGGTTACGATGGGTACGACTGGCACGTGACGAGCAATGACGACGTTCACGAACACCCATTGTGGTCGCTTTTGGATCGACACGACCGCTCGAGCGTCGTCGTCAACGCGCCGGTTACACATCCTCCAGACGAGTTCGACGGGGCGGTGCTTCCCGGATTCCTCGGTCCGGAGGATCCGACATGCCACCCGGAGGGATTACTGGACGACGTTCGCGACGCGATCGGAGAATATCGCGTCTATCCCCGGTATACGCGCGACGACGATTCGCTCGCTGACGATGCGAAAATAGACGAGTACCTGAACCTGATTCGGATGCGTGGCGAGGCATTTCGTTATCTCACCGCCCACTTCGAGCCGGATTTCGGGTTCGTCCAGTTTCAGAAAACGGACACGGTTTTCCACGAATTCGAGGGAAACGAAGAATACGTCGAACGGGTCTACGAGGGAACAGATGCGCAAATCGAAGCGATTCTCGAGGCGTGCGATCCGGACCGCGTCTTCATCGTAAGCGACCACGGAATGGGTCCCTACGACGGCTACGAATTCAGAATCAACGAGTTTCTTCGTGATGAGGGATATCTGGAGTCGACGACCGGCGGCAAGGGAATGCCGTCCTGGACACCGATGCGGAGGCGGCTTCGCGAGGGCGAAGAGGCAGAAACGTGGGAGCCGGGGACGGTCGCACGCGCAGCGTCAGTGGCCGCACGGTTTGGCCTTACCGCTCGTCGAATCAGGGCCGTTCTCGAGCGGGTTGGGATGGCCGAGCTCGCAACGAAGTACGCGCCGGGTGGCGTTACCCGGACAGCAAACGAACAGGTAGATTTCGCCAAATCGGAGGCCTACGTCCGCGCCAGAACGGAGCTCGGAGTTCGGATAAACCTCGAGGGGCGAGATCCACAGGGCATCGTTCGTCAAGATGCATATGAACAGCTTCGCGAGGATCTCATTCGCCGGCTACAGGCCGTCGAAACGCCCGACGGCGAACCACTCTTCGAGACCGTCGCGCCGCGGGAGCAGTACTTCCACGGCAACGAAATTGATGAGACCGTCGACATCGTCACGATTCCCGCCGATTTCGAACACGGTCTCTCTGAGCAGCTAGGCGACGGCGATTACTTCGCTCCGGCCGAGCCCTGGAATCACAAACTCGACGGCGTCTTCGTGGCAGCGGGCGAAGGAATCGACGAAGACGCCCCACTCGAGCGAGCACATCTCTTCGACGTTGCACCGACGATCATGGCAGCGATGGGACTTCCCTATAGCGACCGGATGGACGGAAGCGTCGTTCCCGTTGTCGACCCGGTTGAACCGACTACCTATCCAGCATACGACGATCAGAGTACGGAACGACGCCGGGAAACCGACGATTCGGTAACCGATCGGTTGGCCGATTTGGGGTATATGAACTGAGGTTGTCAACCAATTGGATCGTTCGAGTCAGGACAATCGTCGTTTATCCTCGCTATAAGTATAGAAACCAACCGTCGCATTACGACACCGACACCGTATGGGATTTATCGCTGAGATCCACCTCGCTCACGACGAACTGCCGTTGGCACCCACGATAGAACGGTGCGGTAGCGTAACGCTCAGATACGAGTACGAGACGACGAGCGATACTCGACGTATCCAGTTCGTTTCCGCCTTCGAAGACGAGTCCACGGCTCTCGTAGAGTCGATGGCTACCGACCCGACCGTTTCGAACCCGGAGTGCATCGCAACGTTCGAGAATCGATCGATCTATCGCATCGTCGTCGATACTGACTTCGTGATCGTTCCGGATCGGTGTGCCGAGTACGGATTGTACGTATTTACGATCACAAGCGGCGATAATGGGTGGGTCATCCGGGCACATCTTCCGGACCGCGATGCACTGACCGCGTTCCGGAAGTGGTGTCGCGACCGCGAGATTTCCTTCCATGTGAATCAGTTGTACGACTCCTCAGTATCGGACGATCGATCGTACTTTTTAACCGAACGCCAACACGAGATACTCACGATCGCGTACTATGCTGGTTACTTTGAGGTTCCACGAGGCGTCACACAAGATGCCCTCGCCGAACGGCTCGGCATTTCGGATTCAGCGGTTTCTCAGCGGCTTCGGCGCGCCATTTCTGAACTGATTACCGCAACACTCGAGAATAATTGTACACCTGCTGATTACAGCTGAGTCTAGTTGGCGAATTACGTACACTTCTTGCCAGTACTCCTGCCCGTCGTGCCAACGGGTTTGGACCAAACCCATGGACGGAAGTGACCGTCGTCAACGAATACCTCGATTCGAGTGGATTACGGCTACTCGCTCCCTTTAAATCAGATAATATTCATTTCTCGCGAATAAATTATGTCATGATTGTAACCGTCTGTGGGCTAACTTAAAGACTTGCTATCCGAACCCCTAGCTACTGGTCCCATTCATTACTCACAATAAACTGACTTTCAATGTCGGAACGAAGTGGAATGCGGCGTTCAAATGGTGACGGTTCTGGCCGTGATATGTCGACTGGCAGGGGTGATCGTCGGCAGTCAGTCGCGGAATCGACTTCACAGCAGCAATCGAGGCGGGCGGTTTTGAGGGGGACCGCGGCCGCGTGCGCTGCCACGGTCGGATTAGCATCGACAGCAAGCGCATCATCGGATCCGTTCGGACAGTACTACGACGACTATCGGACCGTCGTTGACGTTACAGATGTCGGAGCCGACGACACCGGGAACGAATCGATTACGCCTGTTCTCGAGGAACTTCGGGGGGACGACAGGCTGCTCGTGTTTCCTGAGGGACGGTACCGCATGGACGAGCAATTTCGGTTTACCGGTTTTGATAACTTCGGACTCGTCGGACAAAACGCGACACTTGTTCCGGCGAACTACTACAATTTCGCTGGCCCGCAATATCGATTATTCCGTCTCGGACTCTCTGATCGCCCAGGAAAGCGCATCCGATTTGAGGGATTTGATATCGACCAGTCAGCATCTAACACCGGCATCAGGACGATCGAAGCGTTCGCATCCGACCGGTTAGAGGTCCGAAATATAACGATCCTCGGACAGCACGACAGTGGTACGTGGGGTCCTGGACGATTCAACCTTACCGATTCTAGTAGCACAGGAATCGTCGATCAGTTTTGGGCGCCCGACGGCGGTGCATGGATCAACGATACGCCGTCTGCGGGAGACCGCTGGCGCGGCCCAACTGGCATCGTCGCCAATCAGAATCGGGGAACGCTCAAATTCAAGCACTGCTGGCTCGGCGCGTTTCCGGACAACGGACTCTATGCGACGAGTAACAGTGGCAAAATCATCGTTCATGGGGGGCTCTACCGGAATTGCAACGGAGCCAACGTTCGCATCGGTGGCCAGAACAGTGAGATTCGGTGGCCGACCGTCGAAGTCGATTCGATGCGGCCGGAGGACCGGTCCCAGCGGGGTATCCGAATCGAAAACGGAAGCGGCTTCGAGATTTACGGTGCTGCGATCACGAACACGGCTCCGGAGCCAACGAGTCACGCGATTTCGGTGATGAACACGTGCCAAAGCGCGAGGATCGAAAACACTCAAATCGAAGTGCGGGGGTCAGAAATCAACCACGGAGTCGTCCTTTCTCCGAATTGTGGGGAGACGACCCTGGTTGACACGACGATTACTCACGAAACCGCAGGTGGACACCCACTCTGGATTCAGGACACCGATCGGACTGATCCGATACTCGCGGAGCACCTGACGATTAGGGGTGAAGCTGGAGATGCAAGCGGTTTTCGTGATAGTATTCGCTGCGAACGGGATAATTGTCGGTTCAACAACATAGACGTCAAACAAACTGGCAGGAACGGTGCGAACCGAAACGCCGTGGTCAATACGGGAAGCAATTTCACGGTCTACAAGAGCGAACTGCGTGCCGATCGATATCCCTACATAGACATCGGTTCCGACGCGCTCGTTCGCGATTCGTACCTCGAGTCGTCGGGAAGCCACGAAGCAGTGTGTCTGTACTCCTCGTCGCAAAACCCATCTTTCAAGAAAAACCAGTTAATCGACGGAATTCGTGATTACGGTGCGAATTATGTCACGACCTGGTCGAACAGCTACAACTAGTTGGATACTCGCCTATTCTGGAGCGCCCCTCTGAGGAGACTGGGCCCAGTAGCTTCCCACGGTCGTTTAACCGCCGTATAATAACCCCTGTCGTTGCCATCCGATTAGTATAGTGAGCCCGTCGGATGATGAGTGTATGTCGGCAAGGGTGGCTGTCAACTGGCAGCCTGAGTCTC
This window harbors:
- a CDS encoding glycosyl hydrolase family 28-related protein gives rise to the protein MADQTPRLGLGTYDQGDEWDHTDTVEAVDEHAIVRGPIAERPATGEYDDELYHATDQGITWRWDAASEDWTYFSGNGCSGQPVPGTSHFETAEFVQARTEETPVWNVEAHGVEGDGTTEVGHAIHDLLETVEQAGGGIVYFPPGRYLLERTPLVGDDTIVMGAGHSTILEGIRPAGEEGKALISNRGYDVTGYDGASNWGICNIRIDTPETTGIMPAHAKNVRLENIYGDYTYNHHIDIVSSKNVVVDGYWATRGGESGSDAPVQFDAQYSGASWNGVWDGSEYSLVTDDDTPTRSCTLTNFVIDPSNGPEHGVHLHHGGNESITVTNGYITGCEYTAIRADPNEVVTDLTINDVSCINNARGITLGQIKSGRRELTVSNTTIRTDDSDQAAGSGLYAAGFDGAAISNVSVDGAFTNAIIFDHMDDLKMCNITAKGADDQAFRFRENVDVTLTTARAADCGTVGIYSGPGSSVAYGGVTFDNVESRVEVDGEIREWNSS
- a CDS encoding helix-turn-helix domain-containing protein — its product is MGFIAEIHLAHDELPLAPTIERCGSVTLRYEYETTSDTRRIQFVSAFEDESTALVESMATDPTVSNPECIATFENRSIYRIVVDTDFVIVPDRCAEYGLYVFTITSGDNGWVIRAHLPDRDALTAFRKWCRDREISFHVNQLYDSSVSDDRSYFLTERQHEILTIAYYAGYFEVPRGVTQDALAERLGISDSAVSQRLRRAISELITATLENNCTPADYS
- a CDS encoding right-handed parallel beta-helix repeat-containing protein: MSTGRGDRRQSVAESTSQQQSRRAVLRGTAAACAATVGLASTASASSDPFGQYYDDYRTVVDVTDVGADDTGNESITPVLEELRGDDRLLVFPEGRYRMDEQFRFTGFDNFGLVGQNATLVPANYYNFAGPQYRLFRLGLSDRPGKRIRFEGFDIDQSASNTGIRTIEAFASDRLEVRNITILGQHDSGTWGPGRFNLTDSSSTGIVDQFWAPDGGAWINDTPSAGDRWRGPTGIVANQNRGTLKFKHCWLGAFPDNGLYATSNSGKIIVHGGLYRNCNGANVRIGGQNSEIRWPTVEVDSMRPEDRSQRGIRIENGSGFEIYGAAITNTAPEPTSHAISVMNTCQSARIENTQIEVRGSEINHGVVLSPNCGETTLVDTTITHETAGGHPLWIQDTDRTDPILAEHLTIRGEAGDASGFRDSIRCERDNCRFNNIDVKQTGRNGANRNAVVNTGSNFTVYKSELRADRYPYIDIGSDALVRDSYLESSGSHEAVCLYSSSQNPSFKKNQLIDGIRDYGANYVTTWSNSYN
- a CDS encoding alkaline phosphatase family protein, which gives rise to MTRTFRREEAALTGSDASESIDLETLLIGIDAGCLPVFERLIEADRIPTIERLCSEGVSAPLESQIPPWTPSAWPSVYTGVNPGKHGVVGFVGYDGYDWHVTSNDDVHEHPLWSLLDRHDRSSVVVNAPVTHPPDEFDGAVLPGFLGPEDPTCHPEGLLDDVRDAIGEYRVYPRYTRDDDSLADDAKIDEYLNLIRMRGEAFRYLTAHFEPDFGFVQFQKTDTVFHEFEGNEEYVERVYEGTDAQIEAILEACDPDRVFIVSDHGMGPYDGYEFRINEFLRDEGYLESTTGGKGMPSWTPMRRRLREGEEAETWEPGTVARAASVAARFGLTARRIRAVLERVGMAELATKYAPGGVTRTANEQVDFAKSEAYVRARTELGVRINLEGRDPQGIVRQDAYEQLREDLIRRLQAVETPDGEPLFETVAPREQYFHGNEIDETVDIVTIPADFEHGLSEQLGDGDYFAPAEPWNHKLDGVFVAAGEGIDEDAPLERAHLFDVAPTIMAAMGLPYSDRMDGSVVPVVDPVEPTTYPAYDDQSTERRRETDDSVTDRLADLGYMN